The segment GGCGTGCAGCCGGGCTTGAGGTCGTAGCTGGTGGCGTAGCGGTAGGGCCAGAAGTCGAACAGCGGCAGCTTCTCGGAAATGTCGCCGATCGCCTGGTTGACCTGCGAGAGCAGCGGCACCGATACCCGCCGCGGTGCGATCACCCAGGCGTTCTCCGGTCCGGTCAGCCGAAGGATCGACGCGCGCACCGCGTTGGCGAAGTCGCGGTCATGCACGATCACCCCGGCCTCGGTGTTGTAGTGGTCCGAGCGCGGGTCGAAGTTGTGCGAGCCCACCATCGCGAAGCTGTCGTCGACCACGATCGACTTGGCGTGCAGGCCGAAGCGCAGGCCGGGCTCGATCAGCGGCGCGGGTCGGTTGCGCTTGCCGCGGCTGCCGAACATCGCGCGTGCCTCCACTCCGGGGTAGCGCTCGCGCTCGCGTGCGGCGGCGGCCAGGCGTGGCGCCAGATCGGCGTTGGCGATGGCGTAGTCTTCCTCGGCCGCCTCGGCGTGCGGCTTCATCTCCTGGATCTGGAAGCCGTAGTCACGCAGGTAGCGCTTGCGGTGCTTGTAGGACAGGGCATAGACCGCGAACGCGTCAGTCGAGGCCAGCGAGTTGGTCGAGACGCGGATCCGCGGCGGATCGGCACGTTTGTGCATGGCCTTGAAGATGCGCCGCGCCTGCTTGCTCATCACCAGGTACGGCGTCTGCAGCACCACTTCGTGCTTCGCGCTGGCGACCAGTTGCATCACGTGGTGGGTGAAATCCAGCGCGTGCCTGCGGGTGGGCGCGTCGGTCTTGGCCGGCAGGTCGCTGAAGAATTCGACCTGGCTGGTGTGAAAGGCCGGTGCCAGCAGGTGCGCCTGCAGCCAGAGAGGATCCTGGGCGTCGTGTTCGAGTCGTGCCACGCGTTGCGGTCGGCGGAAGGTCGGCGCCGGCCACCCGGGTGCCTCGGGGTGCTGCCGGATGTACTGGTTGACGTCGCGCAGCCGGGTCAGCGGCACCGAGCGCTTGTGGTGCCAGAACAGCTCGAAGCTTGCCGCCATGTCGCGCGCGGCCGGGCCCCCGACCATCACGTCGCGGTCGACGTAGTCGAAGTCGCCGTCCCAGTTGAAGTAGCGGTCCTGGTAGTTGCGTCCGCCGGTGATGCCGATGGTGTCGTCGACCAGCAGCAGCTTGTTGTGCATGCGCTGGTTGAACTTCATGAAGCAGCACACGATGCCCGCGGCGAACTCGGCCGGGTCGGTCTCGGCATCGTGGAAGGTCGGGTTGTAGAGCTTCACCTTGAGGTGGCTGTCCACCCGCGCCAGCCGGTTCAGCAGCGCGAGGTTGCCGAACGAGAACAACTGGTCGGCGAGGATGCGCACGCGCACGCCGCGCCGGGCGGCCTGCACCAACTGGTCGAGCACCAGCTGGCCGACGTCGTCCTGATCCCAGATGTAGGTCTGCACGTCGATCGAGTGCTTCGCCGCCTGGATCAGGTTGATCCGCGCGGCCAGCGCATCCTCGCTGTCGGCGAGCAGGGTCACGATGTGCTGCGGATGGTCGGCCGTGGACTGCGCCATCGCCTGTTCGGCGGCCGCGAGCACGGGGGACGGCCGTGCGCAGTGGTCGGTCCCGGAGCAGTCGGAAGACGGCGGAGTGGTTTCGGCGACGATGGCCTGCGCCTGCCGCACGTGTAGGCGCGAGACGGTGCAGCCCTGCAGGGCCAGCGCCAGCACGGCGCCCAGGAGCAGGAAGTGTTTCGACATCCGTGGATGATACGTTGCAGTGTCAGCGCGCGGCCGCGTCCAGCGTGATCATCAGGCCCAGATCGACCGTGTCGCTGACCGCCGTACGGTGTGCGTTCATCCCGTAGTCGCTGCGCCGGATCTGTCCGCGTACCTCGATCCGGCACGTCGTGTCGCGACGAAGAGTGCAACTGGCCGGCTCCAGCCGGAACTGCACCGGCCGGGTCACCCCGCGCAGCGTCAGCCAGCCCGGCAGCGGCCCGCCCTGGTCGAGCGCGCGCACCGGCAGTGGCGCGGAGACGAAGCGGATGGTCGGAAACAGGCGCACATCGAAGAATTCCGGGTCGAGCACCCAGCGCCGCAGCCGCGACGAGGTCATCGCGACGCTGTGGACGTCGACCGTGGCCTCGACCACCGCGGTGTCACGCAGCGGATTGAGCGTGACGTCGCCTTCGATATGGGTGAAGCGCCCGCCGATCTGCCGCACCCACAGCAGGCGCACGCTGAATTCCGCATGCGAGCGGGCGCTGTCGATGCGGTAATCCGCGGCGGATGCGACGGCGGGCAGGAACAGCAACGCGAGCAGCAGCGGCAACCAGGCCGCGGCCCTCATGGTGACCAGAAGGCGTCCAGTCGCGCGTTGCCGGGCTCGAGCGCGCCGTTGAGGTGCAGCACCGCCAGGCCGGCGGGCGGCATGCCGCGGAACTCGTCCGATCGCCCCTCCACCAGCAGGGCGACCAGCCGCTCGATGCCCGGGTTGTGGCCGACCACCATCACCGTGGCCACGCTCTCGTGTTCGTCGAGCAGGGCGAGCAGCTCGCCGGGCGTGGCGTCGTAGATCTCCTCGGCGTAGGCGAGCTCCGGCGCGTGATCCAGTGCCTCCATCGCCAGCTGCGCGGTGGCGCGGGTGCGCTCGGCGGGCGAGCAGAGCACCCGCTGTGGCCGCGCGCCGTGCCGGGCCAGCCAGCTGCCGGCGGCGCGCGCTTCCTGTTCGCCGTGCCCGCTAAGTCGCCGCTCGCGGTCATCGTCGCCCGGGCTGGCGGGCAGGGCTTCGGCGTGTCGCAACAGGATGAGTTCGAGCATGCATGACTCCGGATCGGCCGGGCGGGTCGCACCCGGGCCTGGTTTGGTTCAATGGGCGCGCTTGATCCAGCGCAACAGGGCCTTCCAGTCGTCCTGATGACTGCGCACGTTCTCCGACTGGTAATCGAAAATGCCCTTGCCCAGGGCCGCGAGCAGCACGTAGGCCTGGCTGTCGCGCAGCTGGGCGGCGATCGGGAAGGGCGTCGCCTCGCCGAGCTGGGCGACCGCGTCCTGGCTGGCGTGTGTCCAAGGCTTGAGCCGGTTGGCCACCAGCGCCACCGGCAGCTTGCCGCGCTTGATGCGTGGGATCTGCCCGAGTTCCTCGATGAAGGCGAGGGTGGCGTCCATGTCGAAGCTCGAGGGCAGCACCGGCACCAGCAGCACGTCCGCCGCCTCCAGGTAAGGCTCCAGGTCGCGTTCGGTAACGCCCGCCGGGGTGTCGATCAGGGCCCGCTCGGTGTCCTCCGGGAGCTTGCCCAGTGCCTTGCGACCACCTTCCAGTGCGAGCACGCCGGGAACGCCTTCCGGCCGGCGGGCCGCCCAGCGGAACGAGGAATGCTGCCGGTCGGCGTCGATGATAGCCGTGCGTTTGCCCGCCTGGGACCAGTGCGAAGCGAGCTGTGTGACCACCGTGCTCTTGCCGCAACCGCCCTTGCTGCTTGCCACCAGCACCGTAAGCATCGGCCTGACTCCGCGCGGGTAAGTGGGGCCAAGCCTACTGTGAGAGCGGTGCGGCGGGAACCCGGGGCGATGGGGAGGGCGGCCCCGAGCTCAGGGTGCGACGGTCGACGCGGTGGGTGCGATCGCGGCGGCCTCGCTGGCGCCCGGGGCGTCGAGCGGGATGCCCTCGTCGCGCAGCGCCGCCAGCATCAGGCTCATCTCGGTGCCGCCGTTGCGGGCGAGCGCCAGCAGGTGCTGCGCCAGTGCCTTGTCGCCGGCGGCACGGGCGGACAAGGCGGCGAAGTTGCGCACTTCCCAGGCGAGGTTGGTCATCTCCGCGCGGGCGGCGGCCTGGGCCTCGGGGTCGTCCGACAGCGTCTCGCGCAGATGCAGGCCGAGCGAGCGCGCCAGCGGGCTGGAGCCCCACTCCAGCAGATGGGCAAGCTGCAGGCAGCTCTGCCGGATCGCCGGATCATCCTTGCCGTCTTCGCACAGCCGTGCGGTCGCCTGCATGCCCGGCTGGGGGGCCGGCAGCAGTCCGCTGACCCCGAACACCATCACCACCTGGACCCCCCAGGCCCCGGCCGCGGAGCCGGGATCGATCGCCGCCGGGGGCGGGGGCAGCGTGCCGACGGTGGTCGCCAGCGCCTGCAGCGCGGTACCGGTGTAGTCGTCGTAGAGCTTGGCTCCGGCGGCACGACGCAGGTCCTCGCGAGCGT is part of the Dyella thiooxydans genome and harbors:
- a CDS encoding phospholipase D-like domain-containing protein, with the translated sequence MSKHFLLLGAVLALALQGCTVSRLHVRQAQAIVAETTPPSSDCSGTDHCARPSPVLAAAEQAMAQSTADHPQHIVTLLADSEDALAARINLIQAAKHSIDVQTYIWDQDDVGQLVLDQLVQAARRGVRVRILADQLFSFGNLALLNRLARVDSHLKVKLYNPTFHDAETDPAEFAAGIVCCFMKFNQRMHNKLLLVDDTIGITGGRNYQDRYFNWDGDFDYVDRDVMVGGPAARDMAASFELFWHHKRSVPLTRLRDVNQYIRQHPEAPGWPAPTFRRPQRVARLEHDAQDPLWLQAHLLAPAFHTSQVEFFSDLPAKTDAPTRRHALDFTHHVMQLVASAKHEVVLQTPYLVMSKQARRIFKAMHKRADPPRIRVSTNSLASTDAFAVYALSYKHRKRYLRDYGFQIQEMKPHAEAAEEDYAIANADLAPRLAAAARERERYPGVEARAMFGSRGKRNRPAPLIEPGLRFGLHAKSIVVDDSFAMVGSHNFDPRSDHYNTEAGVIVHDRDFANAVRASILRLTGPENAWVIAPRRVSVPLLSQVNQAIGDISEKLPLFDFWPYRYATSYDLKPGCTPMAPSDPAFFSCYEPVGDFPGVALSFKLIYTRLITAFGAGASGIL
- a CDS encoding ParA family protein, whose protein sequence is MLTVLVASSKGGCGKSTVVTQLASHWSQAGKRTAIIDADRQHSSFRWAARRPEGVPGVLALEGGRKALGKLPEDTERALIDTPAGVTERDLEPYLEAADVLLVPVLPSSFDMDATLAFIEELGQIPRIKRGKLPVALVANRLKPWTHASQDAVAQLGEATPFPIAAQLRDSQAYVLLAALGKGIFDYQSENVRSHQDDWKALLRWIKRAH
- a CDS encoding YceI family protein, which produces MPLLLALLFLPAVASAADYRIDSARSHAEFSVRLLWVRQIGGRFTHIEGDVTLNPLRDTAVVEATVDVHSVAMTSSRLRRWVLDPEFFDVRLFPTIRFVSAPLPVRALDQGGPLPGWLTLRGVTRPVQFRLEPASCTLRRDTTCRIEVRGQIRRSDYGMNAHRTAVSDTVDLGLMITLDAAAR
- a CDS encoding SixA phosphatase family protein, whose translation is MLELILLRHAEALPASPGDDDRERRLSGHGEQEARAAGSWLARHGARPQRVLCSPAERTRATAQLAMEALDHAPELAYAEEIYDATPGELLALLDEHESVATVMVVGHNPGIERLVALLVEGRSDEFRGMPPAGLAVLHLNGALEPGNARLDAFWSP